One Telluria mixta DNA window includes the following coding sequences:
- a CDS encoding LysR family transcriptional regulator, with protein sequence MDVEPNDLLLFARIVEAGSFSMAAQRLDLPKSTVSRRIAMLEASVGERLLQRTTRRLMLTEFGASLLEHARKVAEEVEAAGALAQHRQAAPSGKLRISMPQDFANVVMADMIPQFMDRYPAVSLELDLSPRRVDLVAENFDIAIRMGDLPEDSTLAARRVAIQQFGLYAAPSYLARRGLPEHPDDLLQHDLLCILSRSGGAVPWILQRGKVRWEKELTARLTANSPQLLAKIASSGAGIAASTDFIVAKHVKKGELVRVLPDWDLPGSTGWAVFPGRRLMPAKTRAFLDMLDEVFCKNRDKSA encoded by the coding sequence ATGGACGTCGAACCGAACGACCTGCTGCTGTTTGCCCGCATCGTCGAGGCCGGCAGCTTCAGCATGGCCGCGCAGCGCCTCGATTTGCCGAAGTCGACCGTGTCGCGCCGTATCGCGATGCTGGAGGCGAGCGTGGGCGAGCGCCTGCTGCAGCGGACGACGCGGCGCCTGATGCTGACGGAATTCGGCGCGAGCCTGCTGGAACATGCACGCAAGGTGGCGGAAGAGGTGGAGGCGGCCGGCGCGCTGGCCCAGCACCGCCAGGCCGCGCCCAGCGGCAAGCTGCGCATCTCGATGCCGCAGGATTTCGCCAACGTCGTCATGGCGGACATGATTCCGCAATTCATGGACCGCTATCCGGCCGTGTCGCTGGAACTGGATCTGTCGCCGCGGCGCGTGGACCTCGTCGCGGAAAACTTCGACATCGCGATCCGCATGGGCGATCTGCCCGAGGATTCGACCCTGGCCGCGCGCCGCGTCGCCATCCAGCAGTTCGGCCTGTACGCCGCGCCGTCCTATCTCGCGCGGCGGGGCCTGCCCGAGCATCCGGACGACCTGCTGCAACACGATTTGCTGTGCATCCTCAGCCGCTCGGGCGGTGCCGTGCCGTGGATTCTGCAGCGAGGCAAAGTGCGGTGGGAGAAGGAGCTGACGGCCCGCCTGACGGCCAATTCGCCCCAGCTGCTGGCGAAGATCGCGTCGAGCGGGGCCGGCATCGCGGCGAGCACGGATTTCATCGTGGCCAAGCACGTCAAGAAGGGAGAACTGGTGCGCGTGCTGCCGGACTGGGATCTGCCGGGTTCGACGGGCTGGGCCGTGTTCCCCGGCAGGCGGCTGATGCCCGCGAAGACGCGGGCGTTTCTCGACATGCTGGACGAGGTGTTTTGCAAGAATCGCGACAAGTCCGCGTGA
- the asd gene encoding archaetidylserine decarboxylase (Phosphatidylserine decarboxylase is synthesized as a single chain precursor. Generation of the pyruvoyl active site from a Ser is coupled to cleavage of a Gly-Ser bond between the larger (beta) and smaller (alpha chains). It is an integral membrane protein.) gives MSDRLKVLPQYLLPKRRLTTFAGRVAGANGGTVTTRLIRWFVAKYGVNMLEAENPDITSYKSFNEFFTRPLKAGVRPLADADFVCPVDGAISQFGAIDDHHILQAKGHRFTTTELVGGDANLAREFQHGCFANLYLSPKDYHRLHMPCDGKLTRMIYVPGALFSVNPTTARGVPNLFARNERVVCVFESPEYGPFVMVLVGATIVGSMATVWHGVVNPTRLQKVTEWTYADRDIVLKKGEEMGRFLLGSTVVMLFRPDTIRFNPDWAPERSVRLGEMMGNRPA, from the coding sequence GTGTCCGATCGCCTGAAAGTCCTGCCCCAGTACCTGCTGCCGAAACGGCGCCTCACGACGTTTGCCGGCCGCGTGGCCGGTGCCAATGGCGGCACGGTGACGACGCGACTGATCCGCTGGTTCGTCGCGAAGTACGGTGTGAACATGCTCGAGGCCGAGAATCCGGACATCACCAGCTATAAAAGCTTCAACGAATTCTTCACCCGCCCGCTGAAGGCCGGCGTGCGCCCGCTGGCCGATGCCGATTTCGTCTGCCCGGTCGACGGCGCCATCAGCCAGTTCGGCGCGATCGACGACCATCACATCCTGCAGGCGAAGGGCCACCGCTTCACGACGACGGAACTGGTCGGCGGCGACGCGAACCTCGCCAGGGAGTTCCAGCACGGCTGCTTCGCCAACCTGTACCTGTCGCCGAAGGATTACCACCGCCTGCACATGCCGTGCGACGGCAAGCTGACCCGCATGATCTATGTGCCGGGCGCCCTGTTCTCCGTGAACCCGACGACGGCGCGCGGCGTGCCGAACCTGTTCGCCCGCAACGAGCGCGTGGTATGCGTGTTCGAATCGCCGGAGTACGGCCCGTTCGTGATGGTGCTCGTGGGCGCGACGATCGTCGGCAGCATGGCCACCGTGTGGCACGGGGTCGTGAATCCGACGCGCCTGCAGAAGGTGACGGAGTGGACGTACGCGGACCGCGACATCGTCCTGAAAAAGGGGGAAGAGATGGGGCGCTTCCTGCTCGGCTCGACGGTCGTCATGCTGTTCCGTCCCGATACGATCCGCTTCAACCCGGACTGGGCGCCGGAACGCTCCGTGCGCCTGGGCGAGATGATGGGCAACCGGCCGGCCTGA
- a CDS encoding FMN-dependent NADH-azoreductase, which translates to MNILQINSSLRGNQSESTRVANAIVAKVAGANPGATVTVRDLGANPHPVLDEAALGALFTPADQRTAEQAARVALDDTLIAEAQAADVIVIGAPMYNFGMPIQLKAWFDAIARAGVTFRYTENGPEGLLKNKKVFVATARGGIYPLDADPQVPHIRMLLNFLGLTDHQFIYSAGLAMGPEAAAKGQADADAAVAALA; encoded by the coding sequence ATGAACATCCTGCAAATCAACTCCAGCCTGCGCGGCAACCAATCCGAATCGACCCGCGTCGCCAATGCGATCGTCGCCAAGGTGGCCGGCGCCAACCCGGGCGCGACCGTCACCGTGCGCGACCTGGGCGCGAACCCGCATCCGGTGCTGGACGAAGCGGCGCTGGGTGCCCTGTTCACCCCGGCCGACCAGCGCACGGCCGAGCAGGCTGCCCGCGTGGCCCTGGACGACACGCTGATCGCCGAAGCGCAGGCCGCCGACGTGATCGTGATCGGCGCCCCGATGTACAACTTCGGCATGCCGATCCAGCTGAAAGCATGGTTCGACGCCATCGCCCGCGCCGGCGTGACCTTCCGCTACACGGAGAACGGTCCGGAAGGCCTGCTGAAGAACAAGAAGGTGTTCGTGGCCACGGCCCGCGGCGGCATCTACCCGCTCGACGCCGACCCGCAAGTCCCGCACATCCGCATGCTGCTGAACTTCCTGGGCCTGACGGACCACCAGTTCATCTACTCGGCAGGCCTGGCGATGGGTCCGGAAGCGGCTGCGAAAGGCCAGGCCGACGCGGACGCCGCAGTCGCAGCACTGGCATAA